One part of the Solanum dulcamara chromosome 3, daSolDulc1.2, whole genome shotgun sequence genome encodes these proteins:
- the LOC129881400 gene encoding uncharacterized protein LOC129881400, producing MDIFSYTISSSSSSNSSSTYPQQEVKKNKKLPSYHSSLHGVKRLPTKPMTKLPIAPLPPTPPKIYRVEPINFKEVVQMLTSSPEFQSVSNNSIISSDTGSDFGSDSFNSRRLQDVAPPPLDLSPISLQRSNDNNNNNNNDIVAQWREFLHPSSSSKNQLGESIETCIDSTNNEAQERSHVAPRIPLENYFGSCSPLANFPLSPASFVWCSSILLSPGTLTSPSAVL from the coding sequence atggatattttttcatatactatttcttcttcttcttcttctaattcTTCTTCCACATATCCACAACAAGaagtgaagaaaaataaaaaattacccTCATATCATTCTTCACTTCATGGAGTTAAAAGGCTTCCAACAAAACCAATGACTAAACTACCAATTGCACCATTGCCACCAACACCTCCCAAAATCTATAGAGTTGAACCTATTAATTTCAAGGAAGTTGTCCAAATGCTAACTTCATCTCCGGAGTTTCAATCCGTCTCTAATAATTCTATCATTAGTTCAGATACTGGTTCTGACTTTGGCTCTGATTCTTTCAATTCGAGGCGTTTACAAGATGTGGCTCCTCCACCACTTGATCTCTCACCGATTTCATTACAAAGAAGtaacgacaacaacaataataataataatgatattgTTGCACAATGGCGTGAGTTCCTtcatccttcttcttcctctaaAAATCAATTAGGTGAATCAATCGAAACATGCATTGACTCGACAAATAATGAAGCACAAGAAAGATCACACGTAGCACCACGAATTCCATTGGaaaattattttggatcgtgtaGTCCATTGGCTAATTTCCCTCTATCGCCCGCCTCTTTTGTATGGTGTTCTTCTATTCTTCTTAGCCCTGGCACTCTTACTTCACCAAGCGCGGTTCTTTAG